The Polynucleobacter necessarius genome window below encodes:
- a CDS encoding glutamate--cysteine ligase: MWFYIIDRYVIGSFYRAHTDRGPDENLNAPGMHCVPLAFEQNSMPDLGAKSGSAVANRFYLYGVVARLALLAASLELERTDPDAEAA; encoded by the coding sequence TTGTGGTTTTATATAATTGATCGTTATGTGATTGGTAGCTTTTATCGCGCGCATACCGACCGTGGTCCCGATGAAAATCTGAATGCACCAGGGATGCATTGTGTACCGTTGGCGTTTGAGCAAAACTCAATGCCCGACTTAGGTGCTAAGTCAGGCAGCGCTGTAGCTAATCGCTTTTATTTATATGGTGTAGTAGCCCGTCTAGCGCTACTTGCTGCATCATTGGAGCTAGAGCGCACCGATCCTGATGCCGAAGCTGCATAA
- a CDS encoding P-II family nitrogen regulator, whose protein sequence is MKLITAIIKPFKFDEVREALSEVGASSGITVTAVKGFGRQKGHTELYRGAEYVVDFLPKVKSEAAVEDGILERAIEAIEKSARTGKIFVSPVEHVIRIHTGEYQRFSTLKSGSKC, encoded by the coding sequence ATGAAATTAATTACCGCAATCATCAAGCCATTCAAGTTTGACGAAGTACGCGAAGCTCTCTCGGAAGTGGGAGCTTCTTCGGGCATCACTGTCACCGCAGTTAAAGGCTTTGGTCGTCAAAAAGGTCACACTGAGTTATATCGCGGTGCTGAGTATGTTGTCGACTTTTTACCTAAAGTAAAAAGTGAAGCTGCTGTGGAAGATGGTATCTTAGAGCGCGCGATTGAGGCAATTGAAAAATCAGCGCGTACTGGCAAGATTTTTGTCTCACCAGTTGAGCACGTCATTCGTATTCACACCGGTGAATACCAACGCTTCAGCACTTTAAAGAGCGGTTCAAAATGTTAA
- a CDS encoding accessory factor UbiK family protein has protein sequence MQKPDEILEQIQRIANDMQYKAGDAIRNSPAQELEKNVRAMINQGFQKMDLVTREEFELQTKVLAKTREKLEALEAKVAALENSSRSPEVTPL, from the coding sequence ATGCAAAAGCCTGACGAAATCCTCGAACAAATCCAACGTATCGCAAACGATATGCAGTATAAGGCTGGTGATGCGATCCGCAATTCACCGGCTCAAGAGCTTGAGAAAAATGTACGCGCCATGATAAATCAAGGATTCCAAAAGATGGATCTGGTCACCCGAGAAGAATTTGAACTTCAAACTAAAGTGTTAGCTAAGACGCGCGAAAAATTAGAGGCGCTTGAAGCTAAGGTTGCAGCACTAGAAAACAGTAGTCGGTCACCTGAGGTGACGCCTCTTTAA
- the lipA gene encoding lipoyl synthase, with amino-acid sequence MTTNKSDILNTIEARQDLNYDASRKQKSSEKTARIPIKIVPLEEALKKPDWIRVKAASNNSRFSAIKKILRENELVTVCEEASCPNIGECFGKGTATFMIMGDKCTRRCPFCDVGHGRPDPLDTKEPANLARTIAALKLNYAVITSVDRDDLRDGGAMHYVDCISQSRSFSPNTRIEVLVPDFRGRLDKALEIFAEHAPSGLPDVMNHNLETVPRLYKQARPGADYLHSLKLLKDFKERFPHMPTKSGLMVGLGELDEEILEVMQDMRDHNIDMLTIGQYLAPSGHHLPVTRYVHPDVFKMFEEKAYAMGFSHAAVGAMVRSSYHADQQAHGAGIV; translated from the coding sequence ATGACAACCAATAAGTCTGACATTCTCAATACGATTGAGGCACGCCAAGACCTCAATTACGATGCCTCTCGCAAACAAAAATCAAGCGAGAAGACTGCGCGCATCCCGATCAAAATTGTTCCGCTTGAAGAAGCGTTAAAAAAACCGGATTGGATTCGCGTAAAGGCTGCCTCAAATAATTCTCGCTTTAGTGCAATCAAAAAGATTTTGCGCGAGAATGAATTGGTAACGGTTTGCGAAGAGGCAAGCTGCCCCAATATTGGGGAATGTTTTGGTAAGGGTACTGCTACCTTCATGATCATGGGCGACAAGTGCACGCGACGTTGCCCATTCTGTGATGTTGGCCATGGCAGACCCGATCCTCTGGATACAAAAGAGCCTGCCAATCTAGCACGCACTATTGCTGCGCTTAAATTGAATTATGCGGTTATTACTAGCGTTGATCGTGATGATTTGCGTGACGGTGGTGCAATGCACTATGTTGATTGTATTTCTCAATCGCGCTCTTTTTCACCTAATACTCGGATTGAAGTATTGGTGCCAGATTTTCGTGGTCGCCTTGATAAGGCATTAGAGATATTTGCGGAGCATGCACCCAGTGGTTTGCCTGATGTCATGAATCACAATCTTGAAACAGTACCTCGTTTATATAAACAAGCTAGACCGGGTGCTGATTATTTGCATTCATTAAAACTTTTAAAAGACTTCAAAGAGCGCTTCCCTCACATGCCTACTAAGAGCGGTTTGATGGTGGGTTTAGGTGAACTCGACGAAGAAATTTTAGAAGTCATGCAGGATATGCGTGATCACAATATTGATATGTTAACGATCGGCCAGTATCTAGCTCCTTCAGGACACCACTTACCGGTGACGCGTTATGTTCATCCTGATGTGTTCAAGATGTTCGAAGAAAAAGCTTATGCCATGGGCTTTTCCCATGCGGCCGTTGGTGCAATGGTGCGTTCAAGTTATCACGCCGACCAGCAGGCACACGGAGCTGGGATTGTATAG
- the lipB gene encoding lipoyl(octanoyl) transferase LipB produces MIPFVKQLGLADYRATYEAMQAFTKDRTSETPDEIWVLQHPPVFTLGLAGDAGNLHSPSNQIPLVRVDRGGEITYHGPGQIVVYLLLDLRRLGIFVKELVSRIERAVIDTLADFDIQAERLPGAPGIYVSQNPRVPTEWVGSKIAALGLKVSKGCSYHGLALNVATNLDAFQRIHPCGYEGLKTVDMQTLGITDNIDTISQKLLQHLQKQLKPS; encoded by the coding sequence ATGATTCCTTTTGTAAAACAATTGGGCTTAGCAGATTATAGGGCGACGTATGAAGCGATGCAAGCGTTTACTAAAGATCGTACTAGCGAGACTCCTGATGAAATTTGGGTATTACAGCATCCCCCAGTTTTTACATTAGGCTTGGCCGGTGATGCCGGCAATTTACATTCTCCAAGCAATCAAATTCCCTTAGTTCGGGTTGATCGTGGCGGTGAAATAACGTACCACGGTCCAGGCCAAATCGTGGTTTATCTTTTGTTGGATCTTCGTCGTTTGGGGATTTTCGTAAAGGAATTGGTTTCTCGAATTGAGCGGGCGGTAATTGATACGCTGGCAGACTTTGATATTCAGGCTGAGAGACTCCCTGGCGCCCCTGGTATTTATGTCTCTCAGAACCCAAGAGTGCCGACAGAGTGGGTAGGTTCCAAGATTGCAGCTTTGGGTCTTAAAGTCTCAAAAGGGTGCTCTTATCATGGTCTAGCTTTGAATGTGGCAACTAATTTGGATGCTTTTCAGCGTATTCACCCTTGTGGTTATGAGGGTTTAAAGACAGTTGATATGCAGACTCTTGGGATCACGGACAATATAGACACTATTAGCCAAAAGCTTTTGCAGCACCTACAAAAGCAACTAAAGCCATCATGA
- a CDS encoding YbeD family protein, translating into MAEEKSLIEYPSVFPIKVMGKSNPEYLPAIVHIAKQFDPTFDESKVKQRPSKDRNYFGITLPITATSREQLDELYRTLSTHPLVSIVL; encoded by the coding sequence ATGGCCGAAGAAAAATCTTTAATTGAGTATCCATCCGTATTTCCGATTAAGGTGATGGGAAAATCGAATCCCGAATACCTTCCTGCGATAGTGCATATTGCAAAACAATTTGATCCTACATTTGATGAGAGTAAGGTAAAACAACGGCCATCTAAAGATAGAAATTATTTTGGCATTACTTTGCCAATTACAGCTACCAGTCGAGAGCAGCTAGATGAGTTGTATAGAACCTTATCCACTCATCCATTGGTTAGTATTGTTTTGTAA
- a CDS encoding alpha/beta hydrolase: MNSRTKVIHIEGIVGSMEMSIDLPDELKNDPTFAVRGLALVAHPHPLMGGIMDNKVAQTIARAFNQLDYVSVRPNFRGVGGTVGVHDDGVGELEDLLHVTDWMRTPSSWGQVETTANHAWVMNANTLPLVISGFSFGSFVGSHLVQRLADLGRPAERLVMVGSAAGKWTLAQVPFDTILIHGELDETIPLIDVLDWARPQELAVQVVPGADHFFHRRLHCIGNIITGGWLGMPDHRK; the protein is encoded by the coding sequence ATGAACAGTCGTACAAAAGTAATTCATATTGAAGGCATCGTTGGATCGATGGAGATGTCTATTGATCTCCCGGACGAATTAAAAAATGACCCCACCTTTGCAGTGCGTGGACTAGCCCTCGTTGCCCATCCCCATCCTTTGATGGGAGGGATCATGGATAACAAAGTGGCGCAAACTATAGCGCGCGCTTTTAACCAATTAGATTATGTCAGTGTGCGGCCAAATTTTCGTGGTGTAGGTGGAACTGTAGGTGTTCATGATGATGGTGTGGGTGAGCTGGAAGATTTGCTTCATGTAACGGACTGGATGCGGACCCCATCCAGTTGGGGTCAAGTTGAGACAACTGCAAATCATGCTTGGGTTATGAATGCCAATACTTTGCCCTTAGTGATTTCAGGTTTCTCATTTGGTAGCTTTGTTGGTAGTCACTTGGTACAAAGACTTGCAGACCTCGGTCGCCCAGCTGAGCGTCTAGTGATGGTCGGAAGTGCTGCTGGCAAATGGACTTTAGCTCAAGTACCGTTTGATACGATCTTGATTCATGGTGAATTAGATGAAACTATTCCTTTGATTGATGTGCTGGATTGGGCGCGACCTCAGGAACTTGCGGTACAAGTAGTTCCAGGCGCAGATCACTTTTTCCATCGTCGATTACATTGCATTGGCAACATCATTACTGGCGGCTGGTTGGGCATGCCAGATCACCGAAAATAA
- a CDS encoding (2Fe-2S) ferredoxin domain-containing protein, which produces MSFSHHLFFCLNQRNNGEECCEQHNAFALFDYAKKRVKELGLAGLRKIRVNKASCLDRCAEGPVMVIYPQGIWYTFVDKDDVEEIIQSHLILGHPVERLQLT; this is translated from the coding sequence ATGAGTTTTTCACACCACCTATTTTTTTGTTTAAATCAGCGTAACAATGGTGAGGAGTGCTGTGAGCAGCATAACGCTTTTGCCTTGTTTGACTATGCCAAAAAGAGAGTTAAAGAACTTGGTCTTGCAGGACTAAGAAAGATTCGCGTAAATAAAGCGAGTTGCTTGGATCGATGTGCGGAGGGTCCAGTAATGGTGATTTATCCGCAGGGTATTTGGTATACCTTTGTTGATAAGGATGACGTTGAAGAAATCATTCAATCCCATTTAATCTTGGGGCACCCAGTTGAGCGCTTGCAATTAACTTAG
- a CDS encoding biotin--[acetyl-CoA-carboxylase] ligase, producing the protein MTANCIFERVAETRSTNDDLLERWRAGELIDPVARIAYRQTAGKGRAGRSWLASPEDSLCFSLAHPFKRTPAELSGLSLLVGLAVLSGIAQACNLRGSELHEAGFRLKWPNDLLLNNNKLAGILIEGGQAKAGELTWMIIGVGINLRNAGVSAAQLTNELKASSLDQITKSPIDNEYLWLKLVESLENHFAKFDQYGFRPYKEEWMQWDAYLGQTACISGAGKDPVFGIARGVDDSGALLLQQANKTVTVHAGDVSLRIQA; encoded by the coding sequence ATGACTGCTAACTGCATATTTGAGCGCGTTGCCGAAACCAGGTCAACCAATGATGATCTTTTGGAGCGATGGCGCGCAGGAGAGTTAATCGACCCCGTAGCACGCATTGCCTATAGACAAACTGCCGGCAAGGGTAGAGCGGGCAGATCCTGGCTAGCCAGTCCAGAAGACTCCCTTTGCTTCTCTTTGGCACACCCCTTCAAAAGAACGCCTGCCGAGCTGAGTGGGCTGAGCTTACTAGTCGGCCTTGCCGTGCTTTCAGGAATTGCTCAAGCTTGTAATCTCAGGGGGTCAGAGCTTCATGAAGCCGGTTTTCGTCTCAAGTGGCCGAATGACTTATTGCTGAATAACAATAAACTGGCTGGCATCCTGATTGAGGGTGGACAAGCGAAAGCGGGTGAACTCACCTGGATGATCATTGGCGTGGGTATTAACTTACGCAATGCAGGGGTCAGTGCTGCACAATTAACCAATGAACTAAAAGCAAGTTCTCTAGATCAAATTACTAAATCACCTATAGATAATGAATATCTCTGGCTCAAACTAGTTGAGTCTCTTGAAAACCATTTTGCTAAATTTGATCAATATGGATTTCGGCCTTACAAGGAGGAATGGATGCAATGGGATGCTTATCTGGGTCAGACAGCGTGCATCTCAGGAGCCGGCAAAGACCCCGTATTCGGCATTGCAAGAGGCGTAGATGATTCAGGGGCATTACTATTGCAGCAAGCAAATAAAACTGTGACTGTACATGCAGGCGATGTTTCATTGCGAATTCAAGCATGA
- a CDS encoding type III pantothenate kinase, whose amino-acid sequence MSLYLFFDVGNTRLKWAAVESNQNPSTQQKKLWAYSGSINSKSLQSEEHRSELADYISKTLPKPTAIGFCCVAGQEAIFNLKSLFPQWNDLVWQQLNGDSPVPGMRSLYQESAKLGVDRWAALIGARALSNKNTLIVNAGTATTIDLLGSNGVHYGGWILPGLWLMQTSLASNTAQLELPTRTEHHGFGTCTNDAIIGGCDAAQVGAILYGIQQAKKFKLPIEKIWLDGGNAKILANEIQKINLPIKKIIEVTEGLVLRGVWSWLRQNP is encoded by the coding sequence ATGAGCCTCTATTTATTTTTCGATGTAGGTAACACGCGTCTGAAATGGGCGGCTGTTGAATCCAATCAAAATCCAAGCACTCAACAAAAAAAATTATGGGCTTACTCTGGTTCTATTAACAGCAAGTCTTTGCAATCTGAAGAACATCGATCTGAGTTAGCGGATTACATCTCTAAAACACTACCAAAGCCAACTGCAATCGGTTTTTGTTGTGTTGCAGGTCAAGAGGCGATTTTTAATCTCAAGTCATTATTTCCCCAATGGAACGATCTTGTATGGCAACAACTCAATGGTGATAGCCCCGTCCCTGGGATGCGTAGCCTTTATCAAGAGTCTGCCAAACTTGGAGTCGATCGTTGGGCAGCGCTAATTGGTGCTCGTGCTTTATCTAATAAAAATACTTTGATTGTGAATGCTGGAACTGCCACAACAATTGACTTACTTGGATCCAATGGAGTGCACTATGGAGGATGGATTTTGCCTGGTCTTTGGCTGATGCAGACAAGCTTGGCAAGCAACACTGCCCAGCTTGAATTACCAACGCGGACAGAACATCATGGTTTTGGCACTTGCACTAACGATGCCATTATCGGTGGTTGTGATGCCGCTCAAGTCGGCGCTATTCTTTATGGAATTCAGCAGGCAAAAAAATTCAAGCTTCCTATCGAAAAAATTTGGCTTGATGGTGGGAATGCCAAAATCCTCGCAAATGAAATACAGAAGATCAATTTACCAATCAAGAAAATCATTGAAGTCACTGAGGGATTGGTCCTTCGGGGAGTCTGGTCTTGGTTAAGACAAAATCCTTAG
- the rfaE2 gene encoding D-glycero-beta-D-manno-heptose 1-phosphate adenylyltransferase: MSLLPPPPFEAKVCPLEQLATRLAKLPRPLVFTNGVFDILHRGHASYLAQARALGASLVVGVNSDASVKMLGKGDDRPINSEADRQALLAALESVDMVVLFTEQTPVNLIEKMRPDIYVKGGDYEIETLAETHLVKSWGGKAIAIPFLYERSTTSLLGKIRS, translated from the coding sequence ATGAGTCTTTTGCCACCCCCCCCTTTTGAAGCTAAAGTTTGCCCACTAGAACAGCTTGCTACTCGTCTAGCGAAGCTTCCGCGGCCATTGGTATTTACTAATGGTGTATTTGACATCCTTCATCGTGGCCATGCCAGTTATTTGGCGCAGGCACGTGCATTGGGCGCTAGTTTAGTGGTGGGTGTTAATTCGGATGCTTCGGTAAAGATGTTGGGGAAAGGAGACGACAGGCCGATTAACTCTGAGGCAGATCGCCAGGCTTTATTGGCTGCTCTAGAGAGCGTGGATATGGTCGTTTTATTCACTGAGCAAACTCCAGTGAACTTAATTGAAAAAATGCGACCTGATATTTATGTCAAGGGTGGGGATTACGAAATCGAAACTTTGGCAGAAACCCATCTAGTCAAAAGTTGGGGAGGCAAAGCAATAGCCATACCTTTTTTGTATGAGCGTTCAACGACTTCTCTTTTAGGGAAGATCCGATCCTAA
- a CDS encoding NAD(P)-binding protein gives MTHKRIAIIGAGISGLVCAYARQHPEFKITLYEAGNHIGGHSNTVDFTKTIDGNALTHGVDTGFLVFNRKTYPRLVRLFEEIQAPVAPAEMSFSASIDSSSKSPSEKKIE, from the coding sequence GTGACTCACAAACGAATTGCCATCATTGGCGCAGGCATCTCCGGATTAGTCTGTGCATACGCCAGACAACATCCTGAATTCAAAATCACTCTTTATGAAGCCGGAAATCACATTGGCGGTCATAGTAACACTGTAGATTTCACAAAAACCATTGATGGTAACGCACTAACTCATGGGGTAGATACTGGCTTCTTAGTTTTCAATCGCAAGACCTATCCTCGCTTAGTGCGGTTATTTGAAGAAATTCAAGCCCCAGTTGCTCCAGCAGAAATGTCTTTTTCAGCTTCAATTGATTCCTCATCAAAATCCCCTTCAGAGAAAAAAATTGAGTAA
- a CDS encoding DUF1365 family protein, whose translation MSSAKINFGLVKHRRFRPANNAFGYSVFTVSIPMRARKANPNLLDQYRLCNNRWGLCSFFDKDHGLGSSNSLAWIEKILKENQISNIDGAIW comes from the coding sequence ATGTCATCCGCCAAGATAAATTTTGGATTAGTGAAGCACCGGCGCTTTCGGCCGGCTAACAATGCCTTTGGCTATAGCGTATTTACTGTATCCATACCGATGCGTGCTCGCAAAGCAAATCCAAACTTACTTGACCAGTATCGGCTATGCAATAACCGCTGGGGATTATGTTCTTTTTTTGATAAGGATCATGGCTTAGGGTCATCTAATAGCCTAGCCTGGATTGAAAAAATTCTGAAAGAAAACCAAATTTCCAATATTGATGGAGCAATCTGGTGA
- a CDS encoding DUF1365 domain-containing protein — MEQSGDIHLQDVLGYVFNLVSFWVCTRADGTVQAVLADVNNTFSERHCYLLHKDSDQELQSGETLTSKKALHVSPFYEIRGEYHFRLLFTEDRGSGKNSVYRIELHEDGLSLINTSISGISRPLSRGNVSLALLRYPLMSLDVICRLHWQALKLWIKGVPFHSKSQPPALEVSRGIAQDNPFSLD, encoded by the coding sequence ATGGAGCAATCTGGTGACATACATCTCCAAGATGTCCTAGGATATGTTTTTAATCTAGTCAGTTTCTGGGTCTGCACTCGCGCAGATGGAACAGTACAAGCCGTATTGGCTGACGTGAATAACACTTTTAGCGAACGTCACTGCTATTTGCTGCATAAGGATTCGGACCAAGAATTGCAATCAGGCGAAACTCTTACTAGCAAAAAAGCATTGCATGTTTCTCCATTTTATGAGATTCGTGGCGAATATCATTTCCGCCTCCTATTTACAGAGGATCGTGGAAGCGGCAAAAATAGCGTCTATCGCATCGAACTACACGAAGATGGACTGTCCCTTATTAATACCAGTATTAGTGGCATTAGTCGCCCACTCAGCCGAGGCAATGTGAGTCTGGCACTGCTTCGTTACCCATTAATGAGCTTAGATGTGATTTGCCGACTTCATTGGCAGGCGTTGAAATTATGGATAAAAGGTGTACCCTTTCATTCAAAATCTCAACCTCCAGCACTTGAAGTTAGTCGAGGAATCGCCCAGGACAATCCCTTCTCTCTAGATTGA
- a CDS encoding SDR family NAD(P)-dependent oxidoreductase, which translates to MYTPLRADHFDIQVAEKTIHAHLLGPMRAVALVIPEMLRAHHSGHIAIVGSLAGYSGLPKALAYESSKASHY; encoded by the coding sequence ATTTATACCCCACTTCGCGCAGATCATTTTGATATTCAGGTTGCCGAGAAAACCATTCATGCGCATCTCTTGGGGCCAATGAGAGCAGTTGCGTTGGTTATTCCTGAGATGTTGCGAGCCCACCACTCGGGACATATTGCTATCGTTGGCAGTTTGGCAGGATATAGTGGCCTCCCCAAGGCATTAGCCTACGAATCAAGTAAGGCCAGCCATTATTAA
- a CDS encoding thiol:disulfide interchange protein DsbA/DsbL, with the protein MISLSKRAITFLALLSLIGIVSAQAPKIEEGFDCRVMPMPQPVATKDTVEVIEFFWYGCPHCYDFEPELSAWVKRQPKDVVFRRVPVAFRDDFMPHSQLFYALEAMGKGDALNEKVMYAMHKENKRLLNEKEIADWIASQGIDRNSFLATYRSFAVVSKARAAKQIAEAYRIDGAPTIVMQGKYLTSPSIAGTKAKSITVMDYLEDKIRKNKYKQ; encoded by the coding sequence ATGATTTCATTGAGCAAAAGAGCAATTACTTTTTTAGCACTCCTTTCTTTGATTGGCATTGTCAGTGCTCAAGCGCCAAAAATTGAAGAAGGTTTTGACTGTCGTGTGATGCCCATGCCTCAGCCAGTTGCAACCAAAGATACGGTCGAGGTAATTGAATTTTTCTGGTACGGCTGCCCGCATTGCTACGACTTCGAGCCAGAGCTCAGCGCCTGGGTGAAGCGTCAGCCAAAAGACGTTGTATTTCGCAGGGTTCCTGTGGCTTTTCGTGATGACTTCATGCCTCACAGCCAATTATTTTATGCCCTAGAGGCGATGGGCAAAGGCGATGCCCTTAATGAAAAAGTCATGTATGCCATGCATAAAGAAAATAAGCGTCTTTTAAATGAGAAGGAAATTGCTGATTGGATTGCTTCGCAAGGCATTGATCGTAATTCATTTTTGGCAACCTATCGATCATTTGCGGTTGTTTCTAAAGCACGTGCTGCTAAGCAGATAGCCGAAGCATATCGCATTGACGGGGCGCCTACCATTGTGATGCAGGGTAAGTATTTAACCTCACCATCGATTGCTGGTACCAAAGCAAAGTCAATTACTGTGATGGATTATTTAGAAGACAAAATTCGAAAAAATAAGTACAAACAATAA
- a CDS encoding SPOR domain-containing protein → MRPKSPDSKNSQYGGTILGFILGLGAGLAIAFVVAFYLNKNTPQERPGMRAPSLPLTIKPSEGGAPAATEQVDLNKLLQGRSPAPSSSDPIGDLVSGKKSADKPADLTPASTTKSDSIYFLQVGAFAKRSEADAQKANLAIQGIQAQLSEVASEGNTLWRVRIGPYNSVDESNAVRDKLSGMGIKPTLIKSSKS, encoded by the coding sequence ATGCGTCCCAAAAGCCCAGATAGCAAGAATTCCCAATATGGTGGAACTATTCTTGGCTTTATTTTGGGTTTAGGCGCTGGACTAGCAATCGCATTTGTCGTCGCCTTCTATCTAAATAAAAATACACCACAAGAGCGACCAGGAATGCGAGCGCCAAGCTTGCCACTCACCATTAAGCCTTCAGAGGGAGGGGCCCCTGCAGCTACTGAGCAGGTAGATTTAAATAAGCTTCTACAAGGTAGGTCGCCCGCGCCTTCATCGTCTGATCCAATTGGTGATTTAGTAAGCGGTAAAAAATCTGCTGATAAACCTGCAGATCTAACCCCGGCATCTACTACCAAATCTGATTCTATTTATTTCTTGCAAGTCGGAGCTTTTGCTAAGCGCTCTGAGGCGGATGCGCAAAAGGCGAATTTGGCGATTCAGGGAATTCAGGCGCAGCTAAGTGAGGTTGCAAGTGAGGGAAATACCTTATGGCGTGTTCGTATCGGCCCATATAACAGTGTCGACGAGAGTAATGCCGTACGTGATAAGTTAAGCGGTATGGGAATTAAACCAACTTTAATTAAATCTAGTAAATCATGA